A stretch of DNA from Arachis hypogaea cultivar Tifrunner chromosome 19, arahy.Tifrunner.gnm2.J5K5, whole genome shotgun sequence:
ACAAAGAAACTAGAATCGAAAAAGTCATATATACTGGATTTAAAGCTGAAGAAATTgatttgataatattattttaattttaatttgattagaatttaattttgatttgttatttatttttgttctattaggttttaatttatgtttaaatattttaattttaaaaaaatatgattttaaattttaaatatataagaaAGAAGATTTGAgacataatatttaaaaaaaaaattctttatgctaacaaattttagtatttttggttATCATTTAAAATGtataaacattaaattttatttaataaataaattttactaatttatatgtgtaaattttaaaaaaatgagtacAAACTGTATTAATTTACGTgtgtaaattttgataaatataaatacaaattatatattttttgtatacacAAAACTCTtgtaaatatgaatataaattattgttaataaaaatgataatatttattaattatatagtattatttatctaaaaataattattataattattttattaaatttatataaataataattaattaaaagataaataacgaTAGATCCTTgcattgtaaaatattttacagtcAAAATCTTTAAACCAACCTGACTTCCAAAGCTTATAAACTTGAATCAATTGAGATCCCAACATACATAAGGTAAAGGGCATTTGAAAAAATAATCTAAACTTATTTGATTTAAACGAaggaaaaaattattaattataaaattttgctAATTTATATCCTAAAAATAATACAGATTAaacatatcataaaaaaaatattttataaaaataatttttttacgtttttaatatattaaatatattaaaaaattttattattttattttatcaaagataaaagactcgaacccgcaacctcttaattgagtatggggagactatatgtcatttgagctataactcattgtcaaaattaaaaatttttattattacacATTTTAAAACACAAATTAATATAAAGTACATTAAATGAAATCAAAACTTAAAAGAAGGCGAATTTCCAAATATACCCTTTTGCAAGACCCAATCTTCAATCATTGCTTTAGCATTCAAAGGCTGGTCAGCAGGCATAAGATGGCCAGCACCCAAGACCACAACATTGGTGAGTGACTTCCATTGTTGGACATACCCAGCAAGCTCTCCATTCACCTTCCATATCTTCCTCTCTGCATTCACATACTCCACAATCCCTTCCCATTTCATAGTATTCACCCATGCCTCAGTTTGCACCGGACCAGCAATCAAATCATATTGACCTTGGTACAACAACACCCTAATAGCATTGCTCCTCAACAACCCTTCTACCCTAAACTTGACACTCTTCATTATATCACCTCGGAACGCTGCTCTAATATCATTACTGGACACTTTAAAGACTTGTGATTCGTTCACTCCCAATGCCTTCTTCACTTCAGCTATATTCATGAATTGATTAATCCAATCTTGATAGTGATAAAGATGATCTTTCCTTGTGTAATCATACAAAGTAGCCAGCCCTGACATGTTTTGCAACTTCCCCTGGAGTCTTCCCCCTGCAGTCTTCTCCAACTCACTTTTTTGCCTCTCATTGATCAGACCCACATAATAAGCATTAGCCGGAAGCGTGCGTGATTGGGTCACTGCCTCAATTATTCCATTCCCGATAGCCACACCAACAAGATTCACTCTTTTAGAAGCATGCAACTGTGCATTTCTTTTCAATATGTAATTTCCAGTTGTAGACGCATACTTTCCTCCATAACTTTGGCCAACAATATAAATAGGGCGGTGTTTGTAAACAGGATCAAGTCGAAGAAACGTTGTAATAGCAACATAAAGGTGTTTGGAAATACCTTCTTGATTTGTTGGGATCTCTTGAGGTGATGAGGCTATACTGAATCCAGTGCCAATGGGGTTATCAAGAAAGAGAACGCCAAAGAACTTGTTCCAAGCACCAGGGTTGGGTTCAAGGGTGATGGATTCTGTGATACGCCATGGTCCAACCGCATAGAGGTTGCCAAGCATGGAGGAGGTTCCAGGGCCACCTTGGAGCCAAATGAGAAGTGGGGTTCTGGAGAGAGGTAAGGTTGAGTTTTGAGCTTCATATAAAGCATAGAAGATTGCAGAAGAAGACGTGGTAGCTACTGGAAGGTAACCAGATTTGGTGGGGTGAGCTTCTTCGGGGAATGGATTGTTGGAGTTTGAAGAAGGTAAGACATGGGCTTGAAGGGTGAAGCAGAAGCACAAGGAGATAACAATGGAGAtaaggaagaagatgaaggaaTCCATCCTTGTTATTGTTATATATGCTTTTCGAGTATAATTTCAGGGAGCTACTTAGTTTATTATATAGGCTATTATGGGTAACAGGAATGTTACTAAGATTTGTTAGTCTTTTTTGCAATTTTCTAGTTtgtaatcaaattttttttttataaatttgattCCTCTCTATTGATGCTGCGTCGTTCTGCATTATTGTTGGTCCATAAGTATTGAAGAAAAATCTTCTCATGTATTTATAAaccaataatattataatatgtgTGCTTtcatcatatatgtgattattttATTcctgaaattaaatcaaattgagAATAGGATGAGATGGATTAAAAAACAAGAGATAAAATTGAATTAGTAATTAAAAACTAGATAAACAAATTTGTTAAAAATGGAGTAAAGTCTAAAAGATTAATCATTacataaattaaataagtaattgatTGGTCTTCTGATTCGGAGAAATTAAATAagtctttttgaaaattttaagttaGACTCTTATAAGTTATTATAGAAAAAAGtatgaaataaaaatttataaatctgctgtaaaatttttcaagattattttttgaataacaCATGTTTCTTAAGGATTAGATTAAGATAGATTATTAACTAGAAAATCTTTAtgaaatacatataaaaattttaaattttcaatataGTTGTtacatatttattaaaataaaatatttaaaatttttactaataaaaatttgtattagctaaattcttattattttaattatacttttcttCTTTGGAACTAGAATTATACTTACGTACTTACATATCTTTCTATGTTTTGAACTTGGGGCTGTGAGTGTCTTGGACCCTACCAAGTCCCAATCCAACtgtctttgaaaaaaaataaaaacaaacgtGACGTAACCAACTACCATAAACGTTAAAGTCTATAATAATAGCCTGGCGTTGCAACGATAATTTATTTGTTGAAAAATATGTAATTAGTTACTTGAGAAGAAAAAAAGATGCGATACTGACACATTACGAAAAAATGTTAAAGCGTGTAACACTTTTAGTATGAGAATGTCACGTTTTTAGTGGTgtcattttaatattaaaattattaccaCAATTTTCATATATTTAATAAGAGTTTTATTCGagagataataaaataattatacaatAGTTACAATAGGCTGTTTATTAAgcctaattaaatttaaaacagaaaattaacataTTAATAACCTTAATTCTTTTTTGGCTGTTTACTTTTAACACACCAcacaattttagatatttttattttttctccaacCTCCAAATCCATTTCGTTGTCACTCTTTTAGTTCCCCACCCAAACCCTCCTAATCGTTGAACATTCCGGTGACGGCACAGAACCGTGAGTGCCGCAAGCGTTGCTGAACATCCTGCCTTTTCCTCTTCGTTGCCCTCAAGTACGGCGTCCTGTTGCTGCTTAGCATCTCGCCGTCGCTCCAACCGAGCCCTTGGGTGCTACGCCGCCGATCAGAACTGTAGCCACGGGAGCGCTCAACGCCGGACCGAGTAGCTGGATAGTCATCCTCGCACGGGCGCTGTCGTCTTTGAGCAGCGGAGGAGCCGATCCTGGAACAATAGCCGCCTGATCGTCAATATTTCACTGGCCGCCACAGAGCGATAATCATGGCCGGAAGAATCCTAACCATCCAAGGTAAGTGGGTGGAGTTATTCATTTTTGGAATGGTAATCACTGTTGCATGTTGGAATGTAGATAAATTCTGTTGATGATATCCGTGAGTACCCATGGTGAGGAAGCAGTACCTGCAATTTTATTATCCCAGAGCCTGTGGAGTATGTAGTTAGTTTGGTTTGTTGCAATTCATGTTGATTTAACTTTAGCGCGGAAAAGGTCGGGAAAGTTTGGGGATCGTTTTTATGTAGCAGTAtaggtttaaattttttttcgctCTTCCCGTGTGGACTATGTGCATGCAACGTGACGTAAACTCGCTGACCATTGTTGAAATTTAGTTGATATCTGTTGGATGATTACTTTAGTAGGATATTGAATGGTTATTAATGCAAATTTTCTATAATTTGGACAATTTTCAATTCTTACTGTGTTGCTGTTATCACTGCAGCAAAAAAATTACCTGTACCTATTGTTATTCAtttgtaataaaattaaaataatttttttctcagGCCTGAACCGTTAGAATTTTAATTCCGAACGAAAAAATTACATGTAGAAGACTCTAACAAAATAATATCTACTGTATGGATATAATGAAATGATTGATGGACTTGCAATGCATCTTTgtgttatgtttttttattttttatttttagtgtgtgcCTCAGGAAGCATTAAAACAATCTCAGAATTCCAAGTTCAAAGTTTATTCTTAGTATtccttatatattaattttcaCAACATTTATATTGATTTATAGCACTTTACATCACTATGTCCACTTTCTCTAATAAAAAGAATTAGAATAATTTTGGGTTAGAAGAAACAAAAACGAATAGTAACACATAATAAACAGTTGAACAATAACCAGTAATGCGAAGATTTACTGTGAATAATGCCAACAGGAGTAACAGAGAAGCCATTAAGGCACTGCTGCTTATTGTTAttgcaaagaagaaagaagccATTCATATAGCACCAAAGTAAAGCACTTGGTTAGTATTGTGTCTCATGAGACTCAGTAGTATATATATGGTTGGGCCATAGATAGATGGTTATAATAATGTGTATTTCACTGTGTTATAATACTACAAGATGATGATGAAGTATATATATTTGTCTAGACTTTAGACACAACTTGCTAATCTTTTAATTGAATTTGGATCTTCTCAAGATTTTAATTACCTGATTTTAATTAGACCAATAATTTTTTATCAGCCTCAGTTCATCAGTATAATATTCTCGTGCCATATAGCTCCAAAAATTAAGTTTACATGAATTGGaatttaatattatgttaatATTTACGTTATTTGGGTCCAGGTCACTTGTCTCTTTTATGAATTAACGACTTAGATTTTAAAGAGATTATTGCGTGTGTAAATTATCACAATGCTCGAAAAAAAACCAATTTCTATACCGGCCGAAGACAAAGTCAAATGGATAAAAAGGTATCCCGTTGATTACATGAAAAAATGAACATATTTGGTTACTTTTTATGACGGTATGGTgatcctttttttattttgctcAATAAAAACTAGTCAAGACGCTCTGCTCACCTTGCTACATTAATAACCTATTTACTCACTTAGAACGACATAATGAGCAGGCTAAGTTGGCCGAGATTGAGGCCATAGGATTTGATTTCCTGCGCCGGGTACCACAATGGCATGTGAAGCAGAGCATCATGCTCCAACTAGTTAGGGCCTACGACGTGGAGACAAACACTCTCAAGGTCGACGCCGGGGATATTCGCATTACCGCCGAACTTATCGGCAATGTATTCAGCATACCTTCTCGAGGTTAGTGGAAGTTATGTAAGATGTAAAAATTCTTCTGCGTGGTTATGCTTTTTCCGTTGTTGACACGTACTGATTGTGGTAAACTGTTTCGTTTCGCGCAGGGGACCCAATCTCAGAATTGCAGAAAAAATGAATCGCATTTGGCAATTAAGAGAGAGTTTCAGAAGAAAACTACAATCCAACTGCGGGACTTTGTCTTTGCCTGTCCAATGGACACCGAGCAACAGAGGATGACCTTTAGAAGATACTTTATCATGGTTATTTTGAAGATGTTTCTTAATCCGACAAGCCAGCAGACTATTTTCCCATGGCACCTCCCTCCGATATTGGATGTCTCGAACCCAAGAAGATTTCATTGGCTATATCAGATACTAAAGTGGCTACGAGATGCGATAACGAAATTCCAAGACGAGAAACGGGAAACATGCGGCGGGTGCATGTTCATGTTACTGGTATTGcaaataaattacataaatttaaaAACCATGTACGGCTTTAGGTGTAAGTCCTAATATTTTAGTTACTTGCTGTAGGTTTTGTACTTTCAGCGCTTAAAGCATGGTCTGCTACATGCATGTCAAGTACCCGAGCCTTGGATTGTTGAATGGACCACTAATGAACTTGATAAGAAGGCCGAGCATGTTATCTCACAGGTTCACTCTCTACTAGTCTCTGTTCTATAATCTAGTTGAACACTAGTGCAATTGGAGGTTCACGTTGATTTTTTTCATCTCTTTGTTGTCTCATGTTGAACACACAGGGTTGCATAGTCAACAATGCAAAGAAAcagaaaaaacagaaaaacagTCTTCTAGTAAAGCAGTTCACGAGAAAGGGAGGTGTAAAAGGCCTCGAAAGGATGCTGACCAAGCTTCGTCTAACCAAGGCAGGACTACATCTCATCCAAGTTATAAGGAGGCGAATAAGGTGATATGCTTTCTTTGTGATAGATCGTGTGCTCATTTAATTGTATCCTTACTTATGTGATAGGATGGTTGATTCTTATCATAGAATTTGCGGTAACAAAATTGGAAAGTTACTTCTGTACGTGGCTGCATGGTTGGTTTTGATGTATGATGTTTATAAAGGAAAACCTGGTATAGCTGAGTTCAATGACCGTGAATGGTATTTACATGTTTTTATGTTGAAGATTTGGTTGAATACAATTGTTGCGTCGTATTTTTGCTAAGGTTTTATTTGGGTTGAGTTTGGTAAGTAAACAGATGCAGTTAAG
This window harbors:
- the LOC112779278 gene encoding serine carboxypeptidase-like 50, which gives rise to MDSFIFFLISIVISLCFCFTLQAHVLPSSNSNNPFPEEAHPTKSGYLPVATTSSSAIFYALYEAQNSTLPLSRTPLLIWLQGGPGTSSMLGNLYAVGPWRITESITLEPNPGAWNKFFGVLFLDNPIGTGFSIASSPQEIPTNQEGISKHLYVAITTFLRLDPVYKHRPIYIVGQSYGGKYASTTGNYILKRNAQLHASKRVNLVGVAIGNGIIEAVTQSRTLPANAYYVGLINERQKSELEKTAGGRLQGKLQNMSGLATLYDYTRKDHLYHYQDWINQFMNIAEVKKALGVNESQVFKVSSNDIRAAFRGDIMKSVKFRVEGLLRSNAIRVLLYQGQYDLIAGPVQTEAWVNTMKWEGIVEYVNAERKIWKVNGELAGYVQQWKSLTNVVVLGAGHLMPADQPLNAKAMIEDWVLQKGIFGNSPSFKF